Proteins co-encoded in one Campylobacter jejuni genomic window:
- the pbpA gene encoding penicillin-binding protein 1A, with the protein MKILKYIFSFFTLLFIAGFIYVAYLFTSADTEGYTFKEYKPPLTTQIYDRNGKLVANIFEQHRFYAPYEELPPRLIEALVAIEDTSFFEHNGVNIDAIFRAAVKIIKSGGKTMEGASTLTQQFIKNTELTPERTIMRKIREALLAYKMETILTKEQILERYLNFIFFGHGYYGVKTAALGYFHKNLNELSLKEIAMLVGMPKAPSSYDPTKHLDLSISRANNVISRMYNLGWISKADYDTAIKEIPQVYDDTLTQNAAPYVVDEVIKQLSPNIKDLKTGGYKIILNIDLDVQNMAQNALKFGYDEIVKRDKDANLSTLNGAMVVVNHQSGDVLALVGGVDYEKSNYNRATQSMRQPGSSFKPFVYQVAINLGYSPMSEIADISRIFEGGAGNNEDWKPKNEGGKFLGLITLKEALTRSRNLATINLALDMGLDVLYSKLMEFGFKDIPPNLSIVLGSFGISPLEYSKFYTMFGNYGMIKDPQSIRQVQDKTGKTIMEFNSNERKVSDEAQSFLVLDMMRNVVEKGTGRNARVKDIEIAGKTGTTNKSVDAWFCGFTPEIEAIIWYGNDNNKPMRYTEGGARTAAPVFREFLTQYIEKFPDTTRKFSIPNGVYRGNYKGESAYYTTKSPLPKANMKFNESEIIF; encoded by the coding sequence ATGAAAATATTAAAATATATTTTTTCATTTTTTACTCTTTTGTTTATAGCTGGATTTATTTATGTGGCTTATCTTTTCACAAGTGCTGATACTGAGGGTTATACTTTCAAAGAATACAAACCTCCTCTTACAACACAAATTTACGATAGAAATGGCAAGCTTGTGGCTAATATTTTTGAACAGCATCGTTTTTATGCTCCTTATGAAGAGCTTCCTCCACGCCTTATAGAGGCTTTGGTTGCTATAGAAGATACAAGCTTTTTTGAACATAATGGAGTTAATATCGATGCCATTTTTAGAGCTGCTGTAAAAATCATAAAAAGCGGTGGAAAAACCATGGAAGGAGCTTCCACTCTTACCCAGCAATTTATTAAAAACACGGAATTAACCCCAGAAAGAACTATTATGCGTAAAATTCGCGAAGCTTTGCTTGCTTATAAAATGGAAACCATTTTAACTAAAGAGCAAATTTTAGAAAGGTATTTAAATTTTATCTTTTTTGGACATGGGTATTATGGAGTAAAAACCGCAGCTTTGGGGTATTTTCATAAAAATTTAAATGAACTAAGCCTTAAAGAGATTGCTATGCTAGTAGGTATGCCAAAAGCACCTAGCAGTTATGATCCTACAAAGCATTTAGATCTTTCCATCTCAAGAGCAAATAATGTTATTTCAAGAATGTATAATCTAGGTTGGATTTCAAAAGCAGATTATGATACAGCCATCAAAGAAATTCCGCAAGTTTATGATGATACGCTTACTCAAAATGCTGCTCCTTATGTCGTAGATGAAGTGATTAAACAATTAAGCCCTAATATTAAAGACTTAAAAACAGGTGGATATAAAATCATTTTAAATATAGACTTAGATGTTCAAAATATGGCACAGAATGCTTTGAAATTTGGTTATGATGAGATAGTAAAACGCGATAAAGATGCAAATTTAAGCACTTTAAACGGAGCTATGGTCGTGGTAAATCATCAAAGTGGTGATGTTTTAGCTTTGGTAGGTGGGGTTGATTATGAAAAAAGTAATTATAACCGTGCTACTCAAAGTATGCGTCAACCTGGAAGCTCTTTTAAACCTTTTGTGTATCAAGTGGCGATTAATTTAGGATATTCGCCTATGAGTGAAATTGCTGATATTTCTAGAATTTTTGAAGGTGGAGCGGGTAATAATGAGGATTGGAAACCTAAAAATGAAGGGGGTAAATTTTTAGGTTTAATTACCTTAAAAGAAGCTTTAACAAGATCAAGAAATTTAGCTACCATTAATCTCGCACTTGATATGGGGCTTGATGTTCTTTACTCTAAACTAATGGAATTTGGATTTAAAGATATACCGCCTAATTTATCAATCGTATTGGGAAGTTTTGGTATTTCTCCTTTGGAGTATTCGAAATTTTATACCATGTTTGGGAACTATGGTATGATTAAAGATCCTCAAAGTATCAGACAAGTTCAGGATAAAACCGGTAAAACCATCATGGAATTTAACTCAAATGAGCGTAAAGTCAGCGATGAAGCGCAAAGTTTTCTGGTTTTAGATATGATGAGAAATGTTGTTGAAAAAGGCACAGGGCGTAATGCAAGAGTAAAAGATATAGAAATAGCAGGAAAAACAGGAACAACGAATAAAAGTGTTGATGCTTGGTTTTGTGGATTTACGCCTGAAATAGAAGCAATCATTTGGTATGGAAATGATAACAACAAGCCTATGCGTTATACAGAAGGTGGAGCTAGAACGGCTGCTCCTGTGTTTAGAGAATTTTTAACTCAATATATAGAAAAATTCCCTGATACAACTAGAAAATTTAGCATTCCTAATGGAGTTTATCGCGGAAATTATAAAGGAGAAAGTGCTTATTATACCACCAAATCACCATTACCAAAAGCAAATATGAAATTTAATGAAAGCGAGATTATATTTTGA
- the maf gene encoding septum formation inhibitor Maf, which yields MLILASSSISRANLLKTAKIDFKQVSFDYDENLNKNISPFLYVQKIVLEKERQFLSTLGKDFQNQNLLFADSIVCIDEKILTKAKDKKEAYEMLALQNGKYASILSAFLLVKPEKRVFSLSKTTLYFKNFDENALRDYVENDLYKGKAGCIMCEGFHQNFITQQVGNLSTALGLDIQTLKAYL from the coding sequence ATGTTAATTCTTGCTTCAAGTTCCATTTCAAGAGCTAACTTGCTTAAAACCGCAAAGATTGATTTTAAGCAAGTTAGTTTTGATTATGATGAAAATTTAAATAAAAATATTTCACCTTTTTTATATGTTCAAAAAATAGTTCTTGAAAAAGAAAGACAATTTTTAAGTACTTTAGGCAAAGATTTTCAAAACCAAAATTTGCTTTTTGCAGATAGTATAGTTTGTATAGATGAAAAAATTCTTACCAAAGCAAAGGATAAAAAAGAAGCTTATGAAATGCTTGCCTTACAAAATGGAAAGTATGCAAGTATTTTATCGGCTTTTTTGCTTGTAAAACCTGAAAAAAGAGTTTTTTCTCTTTCAAAAACTACGCTTTATTTTAAAAATTTTGATGAAAATGCTTTAAGAGATTATGTAGAAAATGATCTTTATAAAGGCAAGGCGGGTTGTATTATGTGTGAGGGTTTTCATCAAAATTTCATCACCCAACAAGTAGGAAATCTAAGCACTGCTTTAGGGCTTGATATCCAAACTTTAAAGGCTTATTTATGA
- the clpB gene encoding ATP-dependent Clp protease ATP-binding subunit yields the protein MANIQDFLTDNMLSNLESAASLAIHSKNNEVVPLHLLWALSVDNASILNQILNKLNISKEALELEIKSRISKLATSSNANRENIRFSNELINSLENAKGLMSANGDSYLSVDTWLISESQKSPIKEILAQFLDLREFQKELESLRAGRKIDSKTSDETLDSLNKFGIDLTLKASEGKLDPVIGREEEIERLMQILIRKTKNNPILLGEPGVGKTAIVEALAQRIIKKDVPKSLQNKKVIALDMSALIAGAKYRGEFEDRLKAVVNEVIKSENIILFIDEIHTIVGAGASEGSMDAANILKPALARGELHTIGATTLKEYRKYFEKDAALQRRFQPVNVGEPSVNEALAMLRGIKEKLEIHHNVTINDSALVAAAKLSKRYIADRFLPDKAIDLIDEAAAELKMQIESEPSSLRKVRKDIETLEVENEALKMENDEKNQKRLDEIAKELANLKEKQNALNSQFENEKSVFDGISTKKKEIDLLKNEASLAKARGEFQKAAELEYGKIPSLEKEVEILEDKWKKMSENGVLLKNQVDEDLVAGILSKWTGISVQKMLTSEKQKFLEVEKHLKESVIGQDKALSALARAIKRNKAGLNADNKPIGSFLFLGPTGVGKTQSAKALAKFLFDDEKAMIRFDMSEFMEKHSVSRLLGAPPGYIGHEEGGELTEAVRRKPYSVLLFDEVEKAHKDVFNVLLGILDDGRATDSKGVTVDFKNTIIILTSNIASSAIMNLSGKEQEDAVKNELKNFFKPEFLNRLDDIITFNPLGKDEAYEIVKLLFKDLQMSLENKGIKASLSENAALLIAKDGFDPDFGARPLRRAIYDLIEDKLSDMILADELHENDSIIIDTKDDEIIIKKA from the coding sequence ATGGCAAATATACAAGATTTTTTAACTGATAATATGCTTTCAAACCTTGAAAGTGCAGCATCTTTAGCTATACATTCTAAAAATAATGAAGTTGTACCTTTACATCTTTTATGGGCTTTAAGCGTAGATAATGCAAGTATTTTAAATCAAATTTTAAATAAATTAAATATTTCTAAAGAAGCCTTAGAACTTGAAATTAAAAGCAGAATTTCAAAACTTGCAACGAGTTCAAATGCAAACCGTGAAAATATACGCTTTTCCAATGAACTTATAAATTCATTAGAAAATGCTAAAGGATTGATGAGTGCTAATGGAGATAGTTATTTAAGTGTGGATACTTGGCTTATAAGTGAAAGTCAAAAAAGTCCTATTAAAGAAATTTTAGCGCAATTTTTAGATTTAAGAGAATTTCAAAAAGAGCTTGAAAGTCTAAGAGCGGGACGCAAAATCGATAGCAAAACAAGCGATGAAACCTTAGACAGCTTAAATAAATTTGGTATAGATTTAACCTTAAAAGCAAGCGAGGGTAAACTTGATCCTGTTATAGGCAGAGAAGAAGAAATCGAACGTTTGATGCAAATTTTAATACGCAAAACCAAAAATAACCCTATACTTTTAGGTGAACCAGGCGTAGGAAAAACAGCTATAGTAGAAGCTTTAGCACAAAGAATTATCAAAAAAGATGTTCCAAAATCTTTGCAAAATAAAAAAGTTATCGCTCTTGATATGAGTGCTTTAATTGCAGGTGCAAAATACAGAGGAGAATTCGAAGATAGATTAAAAGCTGTGGTTAATGAAGTGATAAAAAGTGAAAACATCATTCTTTTTATCGATGAAATTCACACTATAGTAGGAGCTGGAGCTAGTGAAGGCAGTATGGATGCGGCAAATATTTTAAAACCCGCTCTTGCAAGAGGAGAACTGCATACCATAGGAGCAACTACTTTAAAAGAATATCGTAAATATTTTGAAAAAGATGCAGCCTTGCAACGCCGTTTTCAACCTGTAAATGTAGGTGAGCCAAGTGTTAATGAGGCTTTGGCTATGTTAAGGGGTATAAAAGAAAAGCTTGAAATTCATCATAATGTAACCATAAATGATAGTGCTTTAGTAGCTGCAGCTAAACTTTCAAAGCGTTATATAGCGGATCGTTTTTTACCTGATAAGGCTATTGATTTAATCGATGAAGCTGCAGCTGAACTAAAAATGCAAATTGAAAGCGAACCAAGTTCTTTAAGAAAAGTACGTAAAGATATAGAAACTTTAGAAGTTGAAAATGAAGCTTTAAAAATGGAAAATGATGAGAAAAATCAAAAAAGACTTGATGAAATCGCAAAAGAACTAGCCAATTTAAAAGAAAAACAAAATGCCCTAAATTCACAGTTTGAAAATGAAAAAAGTGTTTTTGATGGTATAAGCACTAAGAAAAAAGAAATTGATCTACTTAAAAATGAAGCTTCTTTAGCTAAAGCTAGAGGTGAATTTCAAAAAGCAGCCGAGCTAGAGTATGGAAAAATTCCAAGTCTTGAAAAAGAAGTAGAAATTTTAGAAGATAAATGGAAAAAAATGAGTGAAAATGGAGTTTTGCTTAAAAATCAAGTAGATGAGGATTTGGTTGCTGGAATTTTAAGCAAATGGACGGGTATTAGCGTGCAAAAAATGCTAACTTCCGAAAAACAAAAATTCTTAGAAGTGGAAAAACATTTAAAAGAAAGTGTCATAGGGCAAGATAAGGCCTTAAGTGCTTTAGCTAGAGCCATTAAACGCAACAAAGCAGGGCTTAATGCGGACAATAAACCTATAGGAAGCTTTTTATTTTTAGGGCCAACAGGGGTAGGAAAAACACAATCAGCTAAAGCTTTGGCGAAATTTTTATTTGACGATGAAAAAGCAATGATTCGCTTTGATATGAGTGAATTTATGGAAAAACATAGTGTTTCAAGACTCTTAGGTGCACCTCCAGGATACATAGGACATGAAGAAGGTGGAGAGCTTACTGAAGCTGTGCGAAGAAAACCTTATAGCGTGCTTTTGTTTGATGAAGTTGAAAAAGCACATAAAGATGTATTTAATGTGCTTTTAGGGATTTTAGATGATGGTAGAGCAACCGATAGCAAAGGTGTAACAGTGGATTTTAAAAATACCATTATCATTTTAACTTCTAATATCGCCTCAAGTGCTATTATGAATTTAAGCGGAAAAGAACAAGAAGATGCGGTAAAAAATGAGTTAAAAAATTTCTTTAAACCTGAGTTTTTAAACCGTTTAGATGATATTATCACCTTTAATCCACTTGGAAAAGATGAAGCTTATGAAATAGTCAAGCTTTTATTTAAAGATTTACAAATGAGCTTAGAAAACAAGGGAATAAAAGCAAGTTTAAGCGAAAATGCAGCCCTTTTAATCGCTAAAGATGGTTTTGACCCTGATTTTGGTGCTAGACCTTTAAGAAGAGCTATTTATGATCTTATAGAAGATAAATTAAGCGATATGATACTTGCTGATGAACTTCATGAAAATGATAGCATTATCATTGATACAAAAGATGATGAAATAATCATCAAAAAAGCTTAA